GATCTGCTCGTATGTCTCCACATCCATCATGTAATAAAAATCGTCCGAATTATAGAGGTACTGGTATTTGTGCCTCACGATCCTTACTTCCTCGATCTTCTCTCCGGACCTGAAAGTCTTGTCCACGACAGATCCTTCGGGGATCTTCTTGAGCTTGGTCCTGACGAACGCCGGCCCCTTGCCCGGTTTTACGTGCTGGAACTCCACTATAGAGTAAAGTTGCCTGCCCATCCTCATTATGAGTCCGTTTCTGAAATTGCTGGTGTCCGCCAATTCTTTTCCTTTCAGGTATCCTGCCCCGGTTCCTTACCGCTCCGCTCCTCCATGTTACGAAGCCATCGTTGAAAGTGGTCCATCTCTTCGGGGCCATCCTCATCTTCATTTTCAACATTATCTTTCCCGGTATTCACATCTTCCTGCTCATCGTGAATCTCTTCTTCAGGCGGGTGCTCGGCCGACTCTCCGTCAGCCTCCGTCACGCCCCCTCCGTGCCCTGATGTGTTTTCGACTACCTCACTGCTCACATCATCGACAGATATCGTCAGCACTTCATCGTCAAATGTCTCCTCACGTTCCTTCTCCGAGGAATCCATGATCGATTCTAGTTTCTCGATCATCTTGCTGACTTCTTCACTGTCCGGTTCCGTCTCCAGGATATCACGGTACATCCTCAGAGCTTTGGAATAATACCCCTGGGAAGCATAGATCCCCGCAAGTGTCATTGTTGCGATCTCAGCGGGCCTTTCG
Above is a genomic segment from Candidatus Latescibacterota bacterium containing:
- a CDS encoding tetratricopeptide repeat protein; this translates as MTGDISEEIRQMSERYRESPGSRLFAPLADAYRKSGLVDKAIELCEEGLEKFPEYASAHVILGKCFYDKGATERSKDEFDMVLGLDSENMVALKFLGDIFLGEDKYEEAREHYSRLLAIDPTNESVQNALEEMEKEFHVREIDLQKDESIKIIERPAEIATMTLAGIYASQGYYSKALRMYRDILETEPDSEEVSKMIEKLESIMDSSEKEREETFDDEVLTISVDDVSSEVVENTSGHGGGVTEADGESAEHPPEEEIHDEQEDVNTGKDNVENEDEDGPEEMDHFQRWLRNMEERSGKEPGQDT